The following proteins come from a genomic window of Pseudomonas sp. Z8(2022):
- a CDS encoding alpha-hydroxy acid oxidase gives MKRRLYPGRDFRRAQNIEELREMARRRLPNFSFEYVEGGADDEFTLKRNRSIFESVTLQPRTLRDVGQRSLERSFFGRSAQLPFMIGPTGFNGLLTRDGDLHLARAAADAGIPFVLSNASTTSIEDIAAVEGVRAWMQIYLYRTRDHVAKLVERVKRLNLEAIVVTTDSAIFGNREWDKRNYAKPLQLDLRNRLDVLRHPEWIWDVLVPDGVPRFKNLGDLLPPGKDSVKGAASALAAELDPTLSWDDIAWLRDIWRGKLIVKGMIHPDDARLALQYGVDGVVLSNHGGRQLDGAVSALETLPEVARINQGRMELFLDGGFRRGSDIAKALLLGASGVLIGRAGLYGLAAGKGPGAAHAIDILRTELDRTLGLLGCSSLEELTPDLIHASHWRALAERIRS, from the coding sequence ATGAAACGACGCCTTTATCCGGGGCGCGATTTTCGTCGTGCGCAGAATATCGAAGAGCTGCGCGAGATGGCCCGCCGACGCCTGCCCAACTTCTCCTTCGAGTACGTCGAGGGCGGGGCGGACGATGAATTCACTCTCAAGCGCAACCGTTCGATCTTCGAAAGCGTGACCCTGCAGCCGCGCACCCTGCGCGACGTCGGCCAGCGCAGCCTGGAGCGCAGCTTCTTCGGGCGTAGCGCGCAGCTGCCGTTCATGATCGGCCCGACCGGTTTCAATGGCCTGCTGACCCGTGACGGCGACCTGCACCTGGCGCGTGCCGCTGCTGACGCCGGAATTCCCTTCGTGCTGAGCAATGCCTCGACCACCTCGATCGAGGATATTGCCGCCGTCGAAGGCGTGCGCGCCTGGATGCAGATCTACCTCTATCGAACCCGTGACCACGTGGCCAAGCTGGTTGAGCGGGTCAAGCGGCTGAACCTGGAAGCCATCGTGGTGACCACCGACAGCGCCATCTTCGGTAACCGCGAGTGGGACAAGCGCAACTACGCCAAGCCCTTGCAGCTGGACTTGCGCAACCGCCTCGATGTGCTGCGTCACCCTGAATGGATCTGGGATGTGCTGGTGCCCGATGGCGTACCGCGCTTCAAGAACCTCGGCGACCTGCTGCCACCCGGCAAGGATTCGGTAAAGGGCGCGGCCAGCGCGCTGGCCGCGGAACTCGACCCGACCCTGAGCTGGGACGACATCGCCTGGTTGCGTGACATCTGGCGCGGCAAGCTGATCGTCAAGGGCATGATCCACCCGGACGATGCCCGCCTGGCGTTGCAGTACGGCGTCGACGGCGTGGTGCTGTCCAACCACGGCGGCCGTCAGCTCGATGGCGCGGTTTCCGCACTGGAGACGCTGCCGGAAGTAGCGCGCATCAACCAGGGTCGTATGGAGCTCTTCCTCGATGGTGGCTTCCGCCGCGGCAGCGACATCGCCAAGGCCCTGCTCCTGGGCGCGAGCGGTGTGCTGATCGGCCGTGCCGGTCTGTACGGTCTGGCCGCCGGGAAGGGGCCTGGCGCGGCGCACGCGATCGATATCCTGCGCACCGAACTGGATCGCACCCTGGGCCTGCTGGGCTGCAGCAGCCTGGAGGAGCTCACCCCCGACCTGATCCACGCGTCGCATTGGCGTGCGCTGGCCGAGCGCATTCGCAGCTAG
- a CDS encoding fumarylacetoacetate hydrolase family protein: MKLLRYGPVGQEKPALVAADGSLRDLSQHILDVSPRMLDPRALDELRAIDPLSLPQVEAGVRIGAPIAHIGKLICVGLNYADHAKESNLPVPTEPVLFMKATSAICGPNDAVIIPRGSEKTDWEVELGIVIGRKAQYVEREQALDHVAGYCIVNDVSERAFQHERGGSWDKGKGCDTFAPIGPWLVTADEVGDLRDLDLQLSVNGEIRQQGNTRTMIFSVDEIVSYISQFMTLNPGDVICTGTPPGVGAGMKPPQFLKPGDRMQLSISGLGEQRQDVVAWSR, encoded by the coding sequence ATGAAACTGTTGCGCTATGGCCCGGTGGGCCAGGAGAAACCGGCGCTGGTCGCCGCTGATGGCAGCCTGCGCGACCTGTCGCAGCACATCCTCGATGTCAGCCCACGAATGCTCGATCCGCGGGCGCTCGATGAACTGCGCGCCATTGACCCGCTGAGCCTGCCGCAGGTCGAGGCCGGCGTGCGCATCGGCGCGCCCATCGCCCATATCGGCAAGCTGATCTGCGTCGGCCTGAACTACGCCGACCACGCCAAGGAATCCAACCTGCCGGTGCCCACCGAGCCGGTGCTGTTCATGAAGGCCACCAGCGCCATCTGCGGGCCGAACGATGCGGTGATCATCCCGCGCGGCTCGGAGAAGACCGACTGGGAAGTGGAGCTGGGCATCGTCATCGGCCGCAAGGCGCAGTATGTCGAGCGCGAGCAGGCGCTGGATCATGTCGCCGGCTATTGCATCGTCAACGACGTCTCCGAACGGGCCTTCCAGCACGAACGTGGCGGCTCCTGGGACAAGGGCAAGGGCTGCGACACCTTCGCGCCCATCGGCCCGTGGCTGGTCACCGCCGACGAGGTCGGCGACCTGCGCGACCTGGATCTGCAACTGAGCGTGAACGGAGAGATTCGCCAGCAGGGCAACACCCGCACCATGATCTTCTCGGTGGACGAGATCGTCAGCTACATCAGCCAGTTCATGACGCTCAACCCGGGCGACGTGATTTGCACCGGCACCCCGCCCGGGGTCGGCGCGGGGATGAAACCGCCACAGTTCCTCAAGCCCGGCGACCGCATGCAGTTGAGCATCAGCGGCCTCGGCGAGCAGCGCCAGGACGTGGTGGCCTGGAGTCGCTAG